The Streptomyces sp. TLI_105 DNA segment TCATGACGCCCATGGCCGCGTAGACGAGCCCGGCCTGGGCGGGCGCGCCCAGCTCCTCGGTGAGGGCGGTGATCCCGGCCTGCGAGGCGCCGAACATGGCGCCCTGGAGGACCATCGTGCCGCGCAGGGCGTACGCGGATCCCGGCAGCCGCGTCCGTTCGGCGGCACCCGTACGAGTGGAGACGACGGGCGCGGGGGCCCGGGCCGTCGGGTGGAGGGCGAAGGCCGTCCCGCAGCCGGCGAGCAGCAGCGCCGCCAGGAGGAGCGCGGCGGCGGGGTGGGCGAGGGCGGCGGCCAGTCCGACGAGGGCCGGGCCGAGGACGAAGGAGACCTCGTCGAGGGTGCCCTCGAAGGAGAGGACCGCGCCGACGAGCCGGTCGTCCGCGCCGGAGCGACGGGCGAGGGCCACGGAGCGGGTCCGGGCGAGCGGCCCGACCTGCGGGACGGTGGCCCCGGCGAGCGCCCCGAGCGCCATGAGCGGGCCGGTGGCGGCCTCGGCGAGGGCGGCGAGGACCAGGGCGGTGACGGCGACCGCGTTGGCGAGGGAGGCCGCGAGGACGATCCCGCGCTGACCGTGCCGGTCGGCGAGCCGGCCGATGACGGGCCCGGCGACGGTCTGTCCGGCGGCGAGCGCGCCGCCCGTGAGGCCCGCGGTGGCGAGCGAGCCGCTGGTCTCCGCGACCAGGAGCAGACTGCCGAGCTGGCACATGGCGGTGGGCAGCCGACCGAGGAAGGAGACGACGGGCAGGGCGGGGCCGAGCAGGGACAGCGTGTCGCGATACGTCCGAAGCATCACGCGAACGTAACGCGATGCACTCGAACGGGTGCATGGGGCGATGACACAGAAGCCTTCCCGCGGGGTACGTACGTTCGCATGACGCCCATTCCACCCACCTCGACCTATCGGCTGCAGCTCCAGCCGGACTTCCCGTTCGCGGCCGCCGAGCGCGCCGTGCCGTACCTGGCCGGCCTCGGGGTCTCGCATCTCCACCTCTCCCCCGTCCTGGAGGCGGTGCCCGGCTCGACCCACGGCTACGACGTCACCGACCACCGCTCGGTCCGGGCCGAACTGGGCGGCGAGGAGGGGCTGCGGGCCCTGGCGGCGACCGCGCGGGCGCACGGCCTCGGGCTCGTCGTGGACCTGGTGCCCAACCACATGGCGGCCTCCCCGCGCCACAACCACGCGCTGCGCGCCGTGCTCCGCGAGGGCCCCGACTCGCCGTACGCCCGCTGGTTCGACATCGACTGGCGCGCCGGGGACGGCCGGGTGCTGCTCCCCGTGCTGCCCGCGCGGCTCCCGGAGGTGCGGGACCGCTTCCGGGTCTCCGGCGGGTCCCTGCACCTGGACGGCCAGGAGTTCCCGCTCCGCGCGGGCACCGAGGGGCTGCCGCTCGACGAGCTGCTCGACGCCCAGTGGTACCGGCTCGGTTGGTGGCGACTCGCCCGCACCGAGCTCGGCTACCGCCGCTTCTTCACCATCTCGGACCTGATCGGGGTGCGGGTGGAGGACCCCGAGGTGTTCGCGGCGAGCCACGCGAAGATCGTGGAGCTGGTCGCGGACGGGGTGATCGAGGGGCTGCGCATCGACCACCCGGACGGACTCGCCGACCCGCAGGGCTATCTGGAGGACCTGGCGGCGGCGACCGGCGGGCGGTGCTGGACGGTCGTCGAGAAGATCCTCACGGGGTCCGAGACGCTGCCCGCCGCCTGGCCCGTCGCGGGCACCACCGGGTACGACGCGCTTCGACAGCTCGACGGCGTCTTCACCGATCCGGTGGGCGCCGACGAACTGGCCGATCTCTACCGGGAGTTCGTGGGCAAGGCCGGGGACCGGGGCGGCCGCTGGGAGGCGACCGCGCACCGCGCCGCGTACGAGGTGGTCGGCCATGACCTGGCCGCCGAGACGGCCGCGCTGACCCGGATCGCCGGCCGGATCTGCGCCGCCGACCCCGAGCTGCGGGACCACGCCCCCTGGGCGCTGCGCACCGCGATCCGGGAGCTCCTCGTCCGGGTCCCCGTCTACCGCCCCTACCGGACCGGCGGCGAGGAGGTGCTGACCCCGGAGGCGGCGCGCGGCGCGAAGGCCGCGTTCGCGGTGCCGGAGGAGGCGACGGCGGTCGACGCCGTACGGGACCTGGCGCTCGGGAAGCGCGGCGACGGGCCCGAACACCGGGCGTTCCGCGCGCGGTTCGCGCAGACCTCGTCCGCGCTGCGGGCCAAGTCCGTGGAGGACACCGCCTTCTACCGGTACGCCCCGCTGCTCTCCGCGAACGAGGTCGGCGGCGACGCGGGGCGACCGGCGGTGCCGGTGGAGGAGTTCCACGCGTACTGCCTGCGGATCGCCCGGGACTGGCCCGACACCGGCACCGTGCTCTCCACGCACGACACCAAGCGCAGCGCGGACGTCCGGGCCGGGATCGCGGTGCTCGCCCAGTGCCCGGAGGTGTGGGCGGAGCTCCTCGCGGAGGTCGCCGGGGTGCCCGCGCCCGATCCGCACGTGGCGTGGACGGCCTGGCAGACGGCCTTCGGCCTCGGCACCCCGGACCCGGACCGGCTGGTCCCCGCGATCCTCAAGTCCGTGCGGGAGGCGGGGCTCCGGACCAGCTGGACGGAGCCGGACGAGGAGTACGAGCGGGCGGTGGCCGAGTTCGCGGCGGCCGGGCCCGGCCGGATCCCGCTCAGGACGGCCTCGGAGGCCGCCTTCGCCCTGGAGCCGCACATCCGGGCGCACGCGCTCGGGGCCGCGCTCGCCCAGCTGACGATGCCGGGGGTGCCGGAGCTGTACCAGAACACGGAGCGGGAGTACCGGGCGCTCGTCGACCCGGACAACCGGGCGCCGTTCGCGGCCGGTCCCGAGGACGAGCGGACCGCGCTGGTGCGGGCGGCGCTGCGGCTGCGGCGCGCGCACCCGGAGGCCTTCGGGGCGGGCGGCACATACGTGCCTCTGGCGGCGGAGGGCCCGGCGGCCGCGCACTGTCTGGCCTTCGCCCGCTCCGGCCGGGTGGTGACGGCCGTGACCCGGCTCTCCCTGCGGCTCGCCCAGGCGGGCGGCTGGCAGGACACGGAGCTGGTGCTGCCCGAGGGGCGGTGGATCGACGCGCTCGACGGGGTGCGGGAGTTCACGGGCGGTCCGGCGACGGAGGTGAAGCTGGCGGAACTGTTCGCGGAGCGGCCGGTGGCGCTGCTCGCCCGGCTGGAGTGAGCGGACCGCCGCGCCCATGGCAAGCTGATGATCATGACAAAGGATCAAACAGGCCGGCTCATAGGCGGTGCCTTCGGGCTCGTGTTCATCCAGGCCAACGCGGGCACCTTGCCGACGGCGGTCGCCACACCGCTGCGACTGCTCGCCCTCGCGGCCTTCCTCGGCCTGGTCCTGTTCGGGCGCCGACGCCGGGCGGTGCCGGCGGCCGCCGCGGGCGCCGGCACCGGGTTCGGCCGACGCTACTGGTACGTGGTGGCGGCGGAGGTCCTCGGGCTCGCGGCCGGGCTCCTGGTGATCAGCCGTGTGCTGCACGCCCCGCAGGCGGCCGTGGGCTGGATCGCCTTCGTGGTCGGCGTGCACTTCTTCGGCCTGGCGGTGGCCTGGCGCAGACCCGCGCTCCACGTGCTCGCCGCCGCGCTCACCGCCTGCGGGGCGGCGGGCCTGGTGCTGGCCGCGCTCGACGCCCCCGTCGTCGCCGTCCGCGTGACCGCCGGGGTCCTCCCCGGCGCCCTTCTGCTCGCGTCGGTCTGGCGGCCGGGTCGTACGGACCCGGCCGCGCCGACCACCCGGGTCAGGAGCGGGACGCTCGGCTGACCTCGCACTTGGTGTACTCGGAGCCGTCGCCGGATCCCGTGTACGGGGTGGTCAGTTCGACGCTCTGGGAGGCGCCCGCCGTGACGGCGACGGCGGTCTTCGTCGCGGTGGCCGGGACGGCGGTGCCGCCGGCGTCGCCGGTGAACTTCATCGTGACGTCGTAGTCGTAG contains these protein-coding regions:
- a CDS encoding MFS transporter, which codes for MLRTYRDTLSLLGPALPVVSFLGRLPTAMCQLGSLLLVAETSGSLATAGLTGGALAAGQTVAGPVIGRLADRHGQRGIVLAASLANAVAVTALVLAALAEAATGPLMALGALAGATVPQVGPLARTRSVALARRSGADDRLVGAVLSFEGTLDEVSFVLGPALVGLAAALAHPAAALLLAALLLAGCGTAFALHPTARAPAPVVSTRTGAAERTRLPGSAYALRGTMVLQGAMFGASQAGITALTEELGAPAQAGLVYAAMGVMSAAVGLSMAAVPARIGLATRWRAATAGLVVLSAPLLLVDSLAALYAVVVVLGAAYAPHLITVFGLTERTVPAARLAESMAFLTSGIVGGQALALALSGRLAEGHGAPAAFAVAVGAAVACAVLSWTVRVTPPVRELRPVA
- the treY gene encoding malto-oligosyltrehalose synthase, whose product is MPPTSTYRLQLQPDFPFAAAERAVPYLAGLGVSHLHLSPVLEAVPGSTHGYDVTDHRSVRAELGGEEGLRALAATARAHGLGLVVDLVPNHMAASPRHNHALRAVLREGPDSPYARWFDIDWRAGDGRVLLPVLPARLPEVRDRFRVSGGSLHLDGQEFPLRAGTEGLPLDELLDAQWYRLGWWRLARTELGYRRFFTISDLIGVRVEDPEVFAASHAKIVELVADGVIEGLRIDHPDGLADPQGYLEDLAAATGGRCWTVVEKILTGSETLPAAWPVAGTTGYDALRQLDGVFTDPVGADELADLYREFVGKAGDRGGRWEATAHRAAYEVVGHDLAAETAALTRIAGRICAADPELRDHAPWALRTAIRELLVRVPVYRPYRTGGEEVLTPEAARGAKAAFAVPEEATAVDAVRDLALGKRGDGPEHRAFRARFAQTSSALRAKSVEDTAFYRYAPLLSANEVGGDAGRPAVPVEEFHAYCLRIARDWPDTGTVLSTHDTKRSADVRAGIAVLAQCPEVWAELLAEVAGVPAPDPHVAWTAWQTAFGLGTPDPDRLVPAILKSVREAGLRTSWTEPDEEYERAVAEFAAAGPGRIPLRTASEAAFALEPHIRAHALGAALAQLTMPGVPELYQNTEREYRALVDPDNRAPFAAGPEDERTALVRAALRLRRAHPEAFGAGGTYVPLAAEGPAAAHCLAFARSGRVVTAVTRLSLRLAQAGGWQDTELVLPEGRWIDALDGVREFTGGPATEVKLAELFAERPVALLARLE